In Streptomyces sp. NBC_00704, a genomic segment contains:
- the tesB gene encoding acyl-CoA thioesterase II → MSQALQDLLDLLDLEQIEENIFRGRSRSAVVPRVFGGQVAAQALVAAGRTVPADRHAHSLHAYFLRMGDPGAPIVYDVERIRDGRSFTTRRAVAVQHGRPIFTLSASFQTYEEGLDHQTPMPPAPDPESVPTGQERLRAYDHLDPAVVERFLEAREAIDLRYVDDPPYGRFGEPREPHSQVWFRTNGKLADDPLLHVVLATYVSDMTLLDSVLLAHGRGGWAVGDVVGASLDHAMWFHRPFRADEWLLYDQESPSASGGRGLGQARIYTQDGRLAVSVIQEGVVRVPRDDD, encoded by the coding sequence ATGAGCCAGGCACTACAGGATCTCCTCGATCTGCTCGACCTGGAGCAGATCGAGGAGAACATCTTCCGCGGCCGGTCCCGGTCCGCCGTCGTCCCGCGCGTGTTCGGCGGGCAGGTGGCGGCCCAGGCGCTGGTCGCCGCCGGGCGTACGGTCCCCGCGGACCGGCACGCCCACTCCCTGCACGCGTACTTCCTGCGCATGGGGGACCCCGGCGCGCCCATCGTCTACGACGTCGAGCGCATCCGCGACGGCCGCTCCTTCACCACCCGCCGCGCGGTCGCCGTCCAGCACGGCCGGCCGATCTTCACGCTGTCGGCGTCCTTCCAGACGTACGAGGAGGGCCTCGACCACCAGACGCCCATGCCGCCGGCGCCCGACCCCGAGTCGGTGCCGACCGGCCAGGAGCGGCTGCGCGCCTACGACCACCTCGACCCGGCGGTCGTCGAGCGGTTCCTCGAAGCGCGCGAGGCGATCGACCTGCGGTACGTCGACGACCCGCCGTACGGCCGGTTCGGGGAGCCGCGCGAACCGCACAGCCAGGTGTGGTTCCGCACCAACGGCAAGCTGGCGGACGACCCCCTGCTGCACGTCGTCCTGGCCACCTACGTCTCCGACATGACCCTGCTCGACTCGGTGCTGCTCGCGCACGGCCGCGGCGGCTGGGCCGTGGGCGACGTGGTGGGGGCGTCCCTCGACCACGCCATGTGGTTCCACCGCCCGTTCCGCGCCGACGAGTGGCTCCTGTACGACCAGGAGTCGCCGTCCGCGTCCGGCGGGCGCGGCCTCGGCCAGGCCCGCATCTACACGCAGGACGGCCGGCTCGCCGTGTCGGTCATCCAGGAGGGCGTGGTCCGCGTCCCGCGGGACGACGACTGA
- a CDS encoding acyl-CoA dehydrogenase family protein encodes MRRTVFNEDHEAFRETLRAFIEAEVVPVYDEWFAAGQAPRDFYYKLAELGVFGIRVDEEYGGAGIDSYKFEAVLYEETARAGVTFGGSGVHVLLGLPYLKLLATDEQKKRFLPKFVSGEEMWAIAMTEPGTGSDLAGMKSTAKLSEDGTHYVLNGSKTFITGGVHADRMIVCARTAAPTAEDRRHGISLFVVDTKAEGYSVGRKLDKLGLKTSDTAELAFVDVKVPVEDLLGEENKGFYYLGHNLASERWGIAYGAYAQAKAAVRFAKQYVQERTVFGKPVAHFQNTKFELAACQAEVDAAEAVADRATEALDAGELTPAEAASAKLFCTEVAHRVIDRCLQLHGGYGFMNEYPIARLYADNRVNRIYGGTSEIMKSIIAKDMGL; translated from the coding sequence GTGCGCCGTACGGTGTTCAACGAGGACCACGAGGCGTTCCGGGAGACCCTGCGGGCCTTCATCGAGGCCGAGGTCGTCCCGGTCTACGACGAGTGGTTCGCGGCCGGCCAGGCGCCGCGCGACTTCTACTACAAGCTCGCCGAGCTGGGCGTCTTCGGCATCCGCGTCGACGAGGAGTACGGCGGCGCCGGCATCGACTCCTACAAGTTCGAGGCCGTCCTGTACGAGGAGACCGCCCGCGCGGGCGTCACCTTCGGCGGCTCCGGCGTGCACGTGCTGCTCGGTCTGCCCTACCTCAAGCTGCTCGCCACCGACGAGCAGAAGAAGCGCTTCCTGCCGAAGTTCGTCTCCGGCGAGGAGATGTGGGCGATCGCGATGACCGAGCCGGGCACCGGCTCCGACCTCGCGGGCATGAAGAGCACCGCCAAGCTCTCCGAGGACGGCACGCACTACGTCCTCAACGGCTCCAAGACCTTCATCACCGGCGGCGTCCACGCCGACCGCATGATCGTCTGCGCGCGCACCGCCGCGCCCACCGCCGAGGACCGCCGCCACGGCATCTCCCTGTTCGTGGTGGACACCAAGGCCGAGGGCTACTCGGTCGGCCGCAAGCTGGACAAGCTCGGCCTGAAGACGTCCGACACCGCCGAGCTGGCGTTCGTCGACGTCAAGGTGCCCGTCGAGGACCTCCTCGGCGAGGAGAACAAGGGCTTCTACTACCTCGGCCACAACCTCGCCTCCGAGCGCTGGGGCATCGCCTACGGCGCGTACGCGCAGGCCAAGGCCGCCGTCCGGTTCGCCAAGCAGTACGTGCAGGAGCGCACGGTCTTCGGCAAGCCCGTCGCGCACTTCCAGAACACCAAGTTCGAGCTGGCCGCCTGCCAGGCCGAGGTCGACGCGGCCGAGGCCGTCGCCGACCGCGCCACGGAGGCCCTGGACGCCGGTGAGCTGACGCCGGCCGAGGCCGCCAGCGCCAAGCTGTTCTGCACCGAGGTCGCCCACCGCGTGATCGACCGCTGCCTCCAGCTGCACGGCGGCTACGGCTTCATGAACGAGTACCCGATCGCCCGCCTGTACGCGGACAACCGCGTCAACCGCATCTACGGCGGCACCAGCGAGATCATGAAGTCGATCATCGCCAAGGACATGGGTCTGTAA
- a CDS encoding endonuclease I family protein: MLATRIRRWKSVALATTAVLVGITAPALTATPAAATTTAYDSTYYKNAVGKTGSSLKSSLHTIISANVSKISYSAVWNALKVTDQDPKNSANVILLYSGVSRSKSLNGGDVGDWNREHTWAKSHGDFGEVTGPGTDLHHLRPADVTVNSIRGNKDFDNGGSTVSGGGGSLTDSDSFEPRDADKGDVARMILYMAVRYDGGDGFADLEPNEKVGNGSNPYIGKLSVLKAWSEQDPPSAFEEKRNQVIYDTYQHNRNPFIDHPEWVEAIW; encoded by the coding sequence ATGCTGGCGACACGCATACGCCGATGGAAGTCGGTGGCGCTGGCCACCACCGCCGTCCTGGTCGGCATCACCGCCCCCGCGCTCACCGCGACCCCCGCCGCGGCGACCACGACGGCGTACGACTCGACGTACTACAAGAACGCGGTCGGCAAGACGGGTTCGAGCCTGAAGTCGTCCCTGCACACGATCATCAGCGCCAACGTCTCGAAGATCTCGTACTCGGCCGTCTGGAACGCGCTGAAGGTCACCGACCAGGACCCGAAGAACAGCGCCAACGTCATCCTCCTGTACAGCGGCGTCTCCCGCAGCAAGTCCCTCAACGGCGGTGACGTCGGCGACTGGAACCGCGAGCACACCTGGGCCAAGTCCCACGGCGACTTCGGCGAGGTCACCGGTCCCGGCACCGACCTGCACCACCTGCGTCCCGCGGACGTGACGGTCAACAGCATCCGCGGCAACAAGGACTTCGACAACGGCGGCAGCACCGTCTCGGGCGGCGGCGGCAGCCTCACCGACTCCGACTCCTTCGAGCCCCGCGACGCCGACAAGGGCGACGTGGCCCGCATGATCCTCTACATGGCGGTCCGCTACGACGGCGGCGACGGCTTCGCCGACCTGGAGCCGAACGAGAAGGTCGGCAACGGCAGCAACCCGTACATCGGCAAGCTGTCCGTCCTGAAGGCGTGGAGCGAGCAGGACCCGCCCAGCGCCTTCGAGGAGAAGCGCAACCAGGTCATCTACGACACCTACCAGCACAACCGCAACCCGTTCATCGACCACCCGGAGTGGGTCGAGGCGATCTGGTAG
- a CDS encoding SACE_7040 family transcriptional regulator: protein MATRTDAPTRREQILREAARLFAERGFHGVGVDEIGAAVGISGPGLYRHFPGKDAMLAELLVGISGRLLTGAKRRLAEADGVPSEAVLDSLVEGHIDFALDDRPLITLHDRELDRLRESDRKLVRQLQRQYVELWVEVLCAVHPGLAEPAARSAVHSVFGLLNSTPHLGRPGSLPGRATTAGLLHRMALGAFAAAAAGE from the coding sequence ATGGCCACGAGAACGGACGCCCCCACCCGGCGCGAGCAGATCCTCAGGGAGGCCGCGCGCCTGTTCGCCGAGCGTGGCTTCCACGGCGTCGGGGTCGACGAGATAGGGGCCGCGGTCGGCATCAGCGGTCCGGGGCTGTACCGCCACTTCCCCGGCAAGGACGCGATGCTCGCCGAACTCCTGGTGGGCATCAGCGGCCGGCTGCTGACCGGTGCGAAGCGGCGGCTGGCGGAGGCCGACGGGGTGCCCTCCGAGGCGGTGCTCGACTCGCTCGTCGAGGGGCACATCGACTTCGCCCTCGACGACCGTCCCCTGATCACCCTGCACGACCGTGAGCTGGACCGCCTGCGCGAGAGCGACCGCAAGCTGGTCCGCCAGCTCCAGCGGCAGTACGTGGAGCTGTGGGTGGAGGTCCTGTGCGCGGTGCACCCGGGCCTCGCCGAGCCCGCCGCGCGCTCCGCGGTCCACTCGGTCTTCGGCCTGCTGAACTCCACCCCGCACCTCGGCCGGCCGGGTTCCCTGCCCGGCCGCGCGACCACGGCCGGACTCCTGCACCGCATGGCGCTCGGCGCGTTCGCGGCGGCGGCCGCGGGGGAGTGA
- a CDS encoding DinB family protein, which translates to MSDASPSSAPAPAPGPVTADDVREAVRRAADVVRGARAADWDVRAGSLEWSCWETVEHLADDLFAYAAQLGPEEPPSDTEVPFAWGPRRPGGPANVVFADRAAGAAGLAQVLEACGAMLAAMVRTTPATVRSHHVFGASDPEGFAAMGVVETLVHLHDVAEGLGVRWEPDAGVCGRVLARLFPDVPADTGPWPALLWATGRGDLPGRARLTRWRWYGAPRGAGGE; encoded by the coding sequence ATGTCCGACGCGAGCCCTTCGTCCGCCCCCGCCCCCGCCCCCGGTCCCGTCACCGCCGATGACGTGCGGGAGGCGGTGCGGCGGGCGGCGGACGTGGTCCGGGGTGCGCGGGCGGCCGACTGGGACGTCCGGGCGGGCTCGCTGGAGTGGAGTTGCTGGGAGACCGTCGAGCACCTGGCCGACGACCTGTTCGCCTACGCAGCCCAACTGGGGCCCGAGGAGCCGCCGTCGGACACCGAGGTGCCGTTCGCCTGGGGCCCGAGGCGTCCCGGCGGTCCGGCGAACGTCGTCTTCGCTGACCGGGCGGCCGGGGCGGCGGGCCTCGCCCAGGTGCTGGAGGCCTGCGGGGCGATGCTGGCGGCGATGGTGCGCACGACCCCGGCGACGGTCCGCTCGCACCACGTCTTCGGGGCCTCGGACCCCGAGGGCTTCGCCGCGATGGGCGTCGTGGAGACCCTGGTGCACCTGCACGACGTCGCCGAGGGGCTGGGAGTGCGGTGGGAGCCGGACGCCGGTGTGTGCGGCCGGGTGCTGGCCCGGCTCTTCCCCGACGTCCCCGCGGACACCGGCCCGTGGCCCGCTCTGCTGTGGGCCACGGGCCGGGGGGACCTGCCGGGCCGTGCGCGGCTCACCCGGTGGCGCTGGTACGGGGCTCCGCGCGGCGCGGGCGGGGAGTAG
- the speB gene encoding agmatinase gives MTSNDTPRGPVDSSRVPRYAGPATFARLPRLDEVGRADVAVVGVPFDSGVSYRPGARFGGNAIREASRLLRPYNPAQDASPFALAQVADAGDIAANPFHINEAVDTIEAAADDLIGTGARLMTLGGDHTIALPLLRSVAKKHGPVALLHFDAHLDTWDTYFGAEYTHGTPFRRAVEEGILDTEALSHVGIRGPLYGKQDLTDDEKMGFGIVTSADVYRRGADEVADQLRQRIGNRPLYISIDIDCLDPAHAPGTGTPEAGGMTSRELLEILRGLASCNLVSADVVEVAPAYDHAEITSVAASHTAYELTTIMARRIAAAREENEGK, from the coding sequence ATGACCAGCAACGACACGCCCCGCGGCCCCGTCGACTCCTCCCGCGTCCCGCGCTACGCGGGCCCCGCGACCTTCGCCCGGCTGCCCCGGCTCGACGAGGTCGGCCGCGCCGACGTCGCCGTGGTGGGCGTGCCGTTCGACTCCGGCGTCTCCTACCGGCCCGGCGCCCGCTTCGGCGGCAACGCCATCCGCGAGGCCTCCCGCCTCCTGCGCCCGTACAACCCCGCGCAGGACGCCTCGCCCTTCGCGCTCGCGCAGGTGGCGGACGCCGGCGACATCGCCGCCAACCCCTTCCACATCAACGAGGCCGTCGACACCATCGAGGCGGCCGCCGACGACCTCATCGGCACCGGCGCGCGCCTGATGACCCTGGGCGGCGACCACACCATCGCCCTGCCCCTGCTGCGCTCGGTCGCGAAGAAGCACGGCCCGGTCGCCCTGCTCCACTTCGACGCCCACCTCGACACCTGGGACACCTACTTCGGCGCCGAGTACACCCACGGCACCCCGTTCCGCCGGGCCGTCGAGGAGGGCATCCTCGACACCGAGGCCCTCTCCCACGTCGGCATCCGCGGCCCGCTCTACGGCAAGCAGGACCTGACCGACGACGAGAAGATGGGCTTCGGCATCGTCACCTCCGCCGACGTCTACCGCCGCGGCGCCGACGAGGTCGCCGACCAGCTGCGCCAGCGCATCGGGAACCGCCCCCTGTACATCTCCATCGACATCGACTGCCTCGACCCGGCCCACGCGCCCGGCACCGGCACCCCCGAGGCCGGCGGCATGACCTCCCGCGAGCTGCTGGAGATCCTGCGCGGCCTCGCCTCGTGCAACCTCGTCTCCGCGGACGTCGTCGAGGTGGCCCCCGCGTACGATCACGCCGAGATCACGTCGGTGGCCGCCTCCCACACGGCGTACGAACTGACCACGATCATGGCCCGCCGGATCGCCGCGGCCCGCGAGGAGAACGAGGGCAAGTGA
- a CDS encoding glycosyltransferase family 39 protein, with amino-acid sequence MTSATDPHTHPSVSPDGAPQAPATGAPPPDRAPRWSLPALIAILALAAALYGWNLSAGSLNSFYSAAVYSGTKSWEAWFFGSLDAGNFITVDKPPLALMIMGLSCRVLGFGTWQMMLPQIAAALGTIWILHACVKRAFGHAAAALAALVLALTPITVAINRDNNPDTILVLLMVGGAALALRATRDDRLLALLGSAVCFGLAFNTKMLQGYIALPAVLAVYLYASRLGWRRKAVNLALAAVALAVSSFWWATAVSLVPAGDRPYIGGSADGSAWDLIMGYNGLGRVLGGEGNGGGGGGGGGTFAGTAGLGRMFNDVLGGQISWLIPFAGIALVAGLALCGRAPRTDATRAALLLWGGWLVLHYLTFALAEGTMHPYYTTALAPGVAALCGGGGVLLWRAFRGGDARWSWALPAGLVVTGVWAVVLLRRATGWNTWLWPAVGVVTLLAVAGLCVLRSSRSGLRVRLLGAALAATVVAALAGPAAYAASPAFGSGGGMMGGTNPTAGPSTGSGMGGPGGGGPGGRTQAGRQGSSGGEFPGGGPQSGGDGAPPQGGGTNGAPNGQGGQEGQDGQDGQQGGANGEFPGGAAGGAPGETDAGADAGTGSGTGSGMSGGRGMGGADSALASYLKKHQDGATWLIAVSNSQSAGQLILSTGEPVISMFGFTGSDNAMTLAKLKELVRDGELHYIQLGGGGGPGGGNNSLLTEITAWVQKHGTAVKESAYSATSSSSSSGTEASSGTQSGQSSQSSQSTVYRLAPSDVG; translated from the coding sequence GTGACCTCAGCCACCGATCCCCACACCCACCCGAGCGTGTCCCCCGACGGGGCGCCGCAGGCCCCCGCGACCGGCGCTCCGCCACCGGACCGGGCGCCGCGCTGGTCCCTGCCCGCGCTGATCGCGATCCTGGCCCTCGCCGCCGCCCTCTACGGCTGGAACCTGTCGGCCGGCAGCCTCAACAGCTTCTACAGCGCGGCCGTCTACAGCGGCACGAAGAGCTGGGAGGCGTGGTTCTTCGGCTCGCTCGACGCCGGGAACTTCATCACCGTCGACAAGCCGCCCCTCGCCCTCATGATCATGGGCTTGTCCTGCCGGGTCCTCGGCTTCGGCACCTGGCAGATGATGCTGCCGCAGATCGCGGCGGCGCTGGGCACGATCTGGATCCTGCACGCCTGCGTCAAGCGGGCGTTCGGCCACGCGGCCGCCGCCCTCGCGGCCCTCGTGCTCGCCCTGACCCCGATCACCGTCGCCATCAACCGCGACAACAACCCCGACACGATCCTGGTGCTGCTGATGGTCGGCGGCGCGGCCCTCGCGCTGCGCGCCACCCGAGACGACCGGCTGCTCGCGCTGCTCGGCTCCGCGGTCTGCTTCGGGCTCGCGTTCAACACCAAGATGCTCCAGGGCTACATCGCCCTGCCCGCCGTCCTCGCCGTGTACCTGTACGCGTCGCGGCTCGGATGGCGCAGGAAGGCCGTGAACCTGGCGCTGGCCGCCGTGGCGCTGGCCGTCTCCAGCTTCTGGTGGGCCACGGCCGTGTCCCTGGTCCCCGCCGGCGACCGCCCCTACATCGGGGGTTCGGCCGACGGCAGCGCCTGGGACCTGATCATGGGCTACAACGGCCTCGGCCGGGTCCTCGGCGGCGAGGGCAACGGCGGAGGCGGCGGCGGAGGCGGCGGCACCTTCGCCGGGACCGCGGGCCTCGGCCGGATGTTCAACGACGTCCTCGGCGGCCAGATCTCCTGGCTGATCCCCTTCGCGGGCATCGCGCTCGTCGCCGGCCTGGCGCTGTGCGGGCGCGCCCCGCGCACCGACGCCACGCGTGCCGCGCTGCTCCTGTGGGGCGGCTGGCTCGTGCTGCACTACCTGACCTTCGCCCTGGCCGAGGGCACGATGCACCCGTACTACACCACCGCGCTCGCTCCGGGCGTCGCGGCGCTGTGCGGGGGCGGCGGGGTCCTGCTCTGGCGGGCCTTCCGCGGCGGCGACGCCCGCTGGTCGTGGGCGCTGCCCGCGGGGCTCGTGGTGACCGGCGTCTGGGCGGTCGTGCTGCTGCGCCGGGCCACGGGCTGGAACACCTGGCTGTGGCCGGCCGTCGGCGTGGTCACGCTCCTGGCGGTGGCGGGTCTGTGCGTCCTGCGGTCGTCGCGGTCCGGCCTGCGGGTACGGCTGCTGGGCGCGGCCCTCGCGGCGACGGTCGTGGCCGCCCTCGCCGGTCCGGCGGCGTACGCCGCGTCGCCCGCCTTCGGTTCGGGCGGCGGCATGATGGGCGGCACCAACCCCACCGCGGGCCCGTCGACCGGCAGCGGCATGGGCGGACCCGGCGGCGGCGGACCCGGCGGCCGGACGCAGGCCGGCCGACAGGGCTCCTCCGGCGGCGAGTTCCCCGGCGGCGGCCCGCAGAGCGGCGGCGACGGCGCACCCCCTCAGGGCGGCGGCACGAACGGCGCCCCGAACGGGCAGGGCGGCCAGGAGGGGCAGGACGGTCAGGACGGTCAACAGGGCGGCGCGAACGGGGAGTTCCCCGGCGGCGCGGCGGGCGGCGCGCCCGGCGAGACGGATGCGGGCGCCGACGCCGGCACGGGCTCGGGCACGGGCTCAGGGATGAGTGGGGGCAGGGGCATGGGCGGAGCCGACAGCGCGCTGGCCTCCTACCTGAAGAAGCATCAGGACGGCGCCACCTGGCTCATCGCGGTCTCCAACTCGCAGAGCGCCGGCCAGCTGATCCTGAGCACCGGCGAGCCCGTCATCTCGATGTTCGGCTTCACCGGCTCCGACAACGCGATGACCCTGGCCAAACTCAAGGAACTGGTGCGCGACGGCGAGCTGCACTACATCCAGCTCGGCGGGGGCGGCGGTCCCGGCGGCGGGAACAACAGCCTGCTCACCGAGATCACCGCCTGGGTGCAGAAGCACGGCACGGCGGTGAAGGAGAGCGCGTACAGCGCGACTTCCTCCTCGTCCTCGTCCGGCACGGAGGCCTCGTCCGGCACACAGAGCGGCCAGAGCAGCCAGAGCAGCCAGTCGACGGTCTACCGGCTGGCCCCCTCCGACGTGGGCTGA
- a CDS encoding thiamine pyrophosphate-binding protein, which produces MTHDHDLVFRPTEAQTAAALNPPSGRNGGDLVVETLAGLGATTVFGLPGQHALGMFDALRRSSLRYIGLRVENNAGFAADAYGRITGEAAPLLLSTGPGALTSLAALQEAAAASAPVLAISSQIPTAGLGGGRHGYLHELPDQAASFRGVVKSVHTVRTQSQIPSAIEAAWKSALSVPHGPVWVEIPQDVLLAPTPVPVVTGGDVFPEERPPRPELTAVAADLLSRAARPAIIAGGGVVRADASGKLKQLAEALQAPVVTTPGGKGAFPWTHPLSLQSWIEDRHTTDFLEDADVLLVVGSGLGELSSNYHTFKPRGRVVQIEADLGKLESNHPALGIHADARLALQALLETVRERRDETAPGRVRDLLAKVADRIAAQELTLEQDVLAAVREALPADSPSFWDMTILAYWAWSAFDAGGPNLLHSAQGAGGLGYAFPAALGAAVADPTRPVLAVSGDGGALYSVAELATALQHGLDVTWLIVDDGGYGILREYMTQAFGETTATELTRPDFVALAESFGVPAVRTSPKTLAADLAAALDTPGPSVVVLPALLRMFAATHLG; this is translated from the coding sequence GTGACCCACGACCACGACCTGGTGTTCCGCCCGACGGAGGCGCAGACCGCCGCTGCTCTGAACCCTCCCTCCGGTCGCAACGGCGGGGACCTGGTCGTGGAGACCCTGGCCGGGCTCGGCGCCACCACCGTCTTCGGGCTGCCCGGCCAGCACGCGCTCGGCATGTTCGACGCGCTGCGTCGCTCCTCGCTGCGGTACATCGGCCTGCGGGTGGAGAACAACGCGGGGTTCGCGGCGGACGCGTACGGCCGGATCACCGGCGAGGCGGCCCCGCTGCTGCTGTCGACGGGGCCGGGCGCGCTGACCTCGCTCGCGGCGCTCCAGGAGGCGGCGGCCGCCTCGGCACCGGTGCTGGCGATCAGCAGTCAGATCCCGACCGCCGGCCTGGGTGGCGGCCGCCACGGCTATCTGCACGAACTGCCCGACCAGGCGGCCTCGTTCCGTGGCGTGGTGAAGTCGGTCCACACCGTCCGCACCCAGTCGCAGATCCCGTCCGCGATCGAGGCGGCCTGGAAGTCCGCGCTGAGCGTGCCGCACGGCCCGGTGTGGGTGGAGATCCCGCAGGACGTGCTGCTCGCCCCGACGCCGGTCCCGGTGGTGACCGGCGGCGACGTCTTCCCCGAGGAGCGGCCGCCGCGCCCCGAGCTGACGGCCGTGGCGGCCGACCTGCTGTCGAGGGCGGCCCGTCCGGCGATCATCGCGGGCGGTGGGGTCGTACGGGCGGACGCCTCGGGCAAGCTGAAGCAGCTGGCGGAGGCCCTGCAGGCCCCGGTGGTCACCACGCCCGGCGGCAAGGGCGCGTTCCCCTGGACGCACCCCCTCTCGCTCCAGTCCTGGATCGAGGACCGGCACACCACGGACTTCCTCGAGGACGCGGACGTCCTGCTGGTCGTCGGCTCCGGGCTCGGTGAACTCTCGTCCAACTACCACACGTTCAAGCCGCGGGGCCGGGTCGTCCAGATCGAGGCGGACCTGGGGAAGCTGGAGTCGAACCATCCGGCGCTGGGCATCCACGCCGACGCCCGCCTCGCGTTGCAGGCCCTCCTGGAGACGGTGCGGGAGCGGCGGGACGAGACCGCGCCCGGCCGGGTACGGGACCTGCTCGCCAAGGTCGCCGACCGCATCGCCGCCCAGGAACTCACCCTGGAACAGGACGTGCTGGCCGCGGTGCGCGAGGCGCTGCCCGCGGACTCCCCGTCCTTCTGGGACATGACGATCCTCGCCTACTGGGCCTGGTCGGCCTTCGACGCCGGGGGCCCCAACCTCCTGCACTCCGCGCAGGGCGCCGGCGGCCTCGGCTACGCCTTCCCCGCGGCCCTGGGCGCTGCGGTCGCGGACCCGACCCGCCCGGTGCTCGCGGTGTCCGGCGACGGCGGCGCCCTGTACTCGGTCGCCGAACTGGCCACGGCTCTCCAGCACGGTCTGGACGTCACCTGGCTGATCGTGGACGACGGCGGCTACGGCATCCTGCGCGAGTACATGACGCAGGCGTTCGGCGAGACGACGGCCACGGAGCTGACCCGCCCCGACTTCGTCGCCCTGGCGGAGTCCTTCGGCGTGCCGGCCGTGCGGACGTCCCCGAAGACCCTGGCGGCGGACCTGGCGGCGGCGCTGGACACGCCGGGCCCGTCGGTGGTCGTCCTCCCGGCGCTCCTGCGGATGTTCGCGGCGACGCACCTCGGCTGA
- a CDS encoding phosphatase produces the protein MPIPGTPSRAELVDHLVRTRIAGDVATPRENNLSHYRQLANGVRNFWLGLELGDRWSDEQDVLAVMAERVGVNDDPEHRYGQDTIDPQLTVGGLDRMAARLRKAAEGRQRVLFATGHPGGLLDVHRATAAALRAAGCEIVVIPQGLQTDEGYVWQVADVAVLEHGATLWHTHSGEPMKAILTALEREGRPLPDLVVADHGWAGYAGRHGVDSVGYADCNDPALFIGEAEGVVQVAVPLDDHVVSPRHYDPMVAYLLAEAGL, from the coding sequence ATGCCGATACCCGGGACGCCCAGCCGCGCCGAACTCGTCGACCACCTCGTCAGGACCCGTATCGCCGGAGACGTCGCGACGCCCCGCGAGAACAACCTGTCCCACTACCGTCAGCTCGCGAACGGCGTGCGCAACTTCTGGCTCGGTCTGGAACTCGGCGACCGCTGGAGCGACGAGCAGGACGTGCTCGCGGTGATGGCGGAGCGGGTGGGCGTGAACGACGACCCCGAGCACCGCTACGGGCAGGACACCATCGACCCGCAGCTGACGGTCGGCGGCCTGGACCGGATGGCGGCCCGGCTGCGCAAGGCCGCGGAGGGACGGCAGCGGGTCCTGTTCGCCACCGGCCACCCGGGCGGGCTGCTGGACGTGCACCGGGCCACGGCGGCCGCCCTGCGCGCGGCGGGCTGCGAGATCGTCGTCATCCCGCAGGGGCTGCAGACCGACGAGGGGTACGTCTGGCAGGTCGCCGACGTGGCGGTGCTGGAGCACGGGGCCACGCTGTGGCACACCCACTCCGGCGAGCCGATGAAGGCGATCCTGACGGCGCTGGAGCGCGAGGGGCGTCCGCTGCCGGACCTGGTCGTGGCCGACCACGGCTGGGCGGGTTACGCCGGCCGGCACGGCGTCGACTCCGTCGGCTACGCGGACTGCAACGACCCGGCCCTGTTCATCGGCGAGGCGGAGGGCGTCGTCCAGGTGGCGGTGCCCCTGGACGACCACGTCGTCAGCCCGCGCCACTACGACCCGATGGTCGCCTACCTGCTCGCGGAGGCGGGCCTGTGA
- a CDS encoding serine hydrolase, which translates to MNQGTSSTTRRARLLAAALGAGLLVTGVAASPASAATSTVSCTSTKAALATKLKKDITAAVAGRRGTIAVGLYDRTAQTTCFLRGSTAFDSASVVKVTVLSALLWDAQKTGRALTSREKTLATAMITKSDNDSTSTLWKQLGLTKIKGFLTAAKMTQTKPGADNYWGLTQITANDQQKLLKLLTAKNAVLTDASRAYVNTLMGQVIPSQRWGTPFGRPSGVTWRVKNGWLSRATQAWRVHSIGTFKGGGHDYVITVLTQGNATMDYGIATIQGVAKVIHRDLAAS; encoded by the coding sequence ATGAATCAGGGGACATCCAGCACGACCCGACGCGCCCGGCTGCTCGCCGCGGCGCTCGGCGCCGGCCTTCTCGTGACCGGCGTGGCCGCGTCGCCCGCCTCGGCCGCCACCTCGACCGTCAGCTGCACCTCGACCAAGGCGGCTCTGGCGACCAAGCTGAAGAAGGACATCACCGCCGCGGTCGCGGGCCGCCGGGGCACGATCGCCGTCGGCCTCTACGACCGCACCGCCCAGACCACCTGCTTCCTGCGCGGCTCCACCGCGTTCGACTCGGCCAGCGTCGTCAAGGTGACCGTCCTGTCCGCGCTGCTGTGGGACGCGCAGAAGACCGGGCGGGCGCTGACCAGCCGGGAGAAGACCCTCGCCACCGCCATGATCACCAAGTCGGACAACGACTCCACCTCCACCCTGTGGAAGCAGCTCGGCCTGACGAAGATCAAGGGCTTCCTGACGGCCGCGAAGATGACGCAGACCAAGCCCGGCGCGGACAACTACTGGGGTCTCACCCAGATCACCGCCAACGACCAGCAGAAACTGCTCAAGCTGCTCACCGCCAAGAACGCGGTCCTCACCGACGCCTCGCGCGCCTACGTCAACACGCTGATGGGCCAGGTCATACCCTCCCAGCGCTGGGGAACGCCGTTCGGGCGGCCCTCCGGCGTCACCTGGCGGGTCAAGAACGGCTGGCTGTCGCGGGCCACGCAGGCCTGGCGGGTGCACAGCATCGGCACCTTCAAGGGCGGCGGCCACGACTACGTCATCACCGTCCTGACCCAGGGCAACGCCACCATGGACTACGGCATCGCGACCATCCAGGGCGTCGCCAAGGTGATCCACCGGGACCTCGCCGCGTCCTGA